The following proteins are encoded in a genomic region of Thermococcus henrietii:
- a CDS encoding isopentenyl phosphate kinase — translation MIIVKVGGSVFSDKKGKPENFRRDVVARIAREISEFYPEKNFIIVHGGGSFGHPYARRYSIRDGIPDDWKTARFRMVGFSETHQAMLRANSAFIREFLQRGLPAFSVSTSSVFMTENGDVAYGDLEIIKRLVELRFIPVLFGDVSLDLAKGIDILSGDQIITYLAKMLEPEKVIFLMDVDGVYDGDPGEGNLIQALGRDEIESLLSKLTCSGGDVTGGICNKLREAKKIAKHSEVWFVNGLVPGRLSGAIRGDGFGTRIVP, via the coding sequence GTGATAATCGTCAAGGTCGGGGGTAGCGTCTTCAGCGACAAAAAGGGGAAGCCAGAAAACTTCCGTAGGGACGTCGTTGCCCGCATAGCCAGGGAAATCTCGGAGTTCTACCCCGAGAAGAATTTTATAATCGTCCACGGCGGAGGAAGCTTCGGGCACCCGTACGCCAGGAGGTACAGCATAAGGGACGGCATCCCCGACGACTGGAAAACTGCGAGGTTTAGGATGGTGGGCTTTTCGGAGACCCATCAGGCGATGCTCAGGGCCAACTCGGCGTTCATCAGGGAGTTCCTTCAGAGGGGCCTTCCGGCGTTTTCAGTTTCAACCTCCTCGGTTTTCATGACCGAGAACGGTGACGTTGCCTACGGGGACCTTGAGATAATCAAGAGGCTGGTTGAGCTCAGATTTATCCCAGTCCTCTTTGGAGACGTTTCCCTCGACTTGGCCAAGGGCATCGACATTCTCTCCGGTGACCAGATTATAACTTACCTCGCCAAGATGCTCGAGCCCGAGAAGGTTATTTTCCTCATGGACGTTGACGGCGTCTACGACGGCGACCCGGGCGAGGGCAACCTCATCCAAGCCCTCGGCCGGGATGAAATAGAAAGCCTCCTCTCAAAACTCACCTGCTCCGGTGGCGATGTAACGGGGGGAATATGCAACAAGCTGAGGGAAGCCAAGAAGATAGCGAAGCACTCAGAGGTGTGGTTCGTCAACGGGCTCGTTCCAGGCAGGCTGAGCGGGGCCATCAGGGGAGACGGTTTCGGCACGAGGATTGTGCCTTAG
- the fni gene encoding type 2 isopentenyl-diphosphate Delta-isomerase, whose protein sequence is MEAFDKEELTIIRKFEHIEHCLKRNVQAHVSNGFEDVHFVHMSLPEIDKDEVDLSVEFLGRRFDYPIFIAGMTGGTKGSQLAGRINKTLAKAAQELNIPMGVGSQRAMIRKPETWESYYVRDVAPDVFLVGNLGAPQFSETIPERYGIEEALKAVETIQADALAIHMNPLQESVQPEGDTQYRGVLKALAELKAEFPYPIIAKETGAGVSKEVAVRLESIGIDAIDVGGLGGTSWSAVEYYRAKDELGRNLALRFWDWGIKTAISVAEVRYSTDLPIIATGGMRDGITMAKALAMGATFAGVALPLLKPAVKGDVEGVIKILRRYIEEIRNAMFLVGAKNIEELRKVPLVITGFTREWLEGRIDLPGYLRAR, encoded by the coding sequence ATGGAGGCTTTTGATAAGGAAGAGCTCACTATCATCAGGAAGTTCGAGCACATAGAGCACTGTCTAAAGCGTAACGTTCAGGCCCACGTGAGCAACGGTTTTGAGGACGTGCACTTCGTCCACATGAGCCTGCCCGAGATTGACAAGGACGAGGTTGATTTGAGCGTCGAGTTCCTCGGGAGGCGCTTTGATTACCCGATTTTCATAGCGGGAATGACCGGTGGAACTAAGGGCTCACAGCTCGCCGGGAGGATAAACAAGACCCTCGCGAAGGCCGCGCAGGAGCTCAACATACCGATGGGCGTCGGCAGTCAGAGGGCGATGATAAGGAAGCCGGAAACCTGGGAGAGCTACTACGTGAGAGACGTCGCTCCAGACGTCTTCCTCGTCGGCAACCTCGGGGCACCGCAGTTCTCCGAAACCATTCCGGAGCGCTACGGCATAGAGGAGGCCCTGAAGGCCGTCGAGACGATTCAGGCGGACGCTTTAGCAATACACATGAACCCACTTCAGGAGAGCGTCCAGCCCGAGGGGGACACGCAGTACAGGGGCGTTCTCAAAGCTCTGGCTGAACTCAAGGCCGAGTTCCCTTATCCAATAATAGCGAAGGAGACCGGCGCGGGGGTTTCTAAGGAAGTCGCGGTCAGGCTTGAGAGCATTGGTATTGACGCCATTGACGTCGGCGGCCTCGGCGGAACGAGCTGGAGCGCCGTTGAATACTACCGCGCAAAGGACGAGCTCGGCAGGAACCTCGCGCTCCGCTTCTGGGACTGGGGGATTAAGACCGCCATAAGCGTCGCCGAGGTTCGCTATTCGACGGACCTGCCGATTATAGCCACCGGCGGAATGCGCGACGGGATAACGATGGCCAAGGCTCTTGCGATGGGCGCGACCTTTGCTGGAGTGGCACTGCCGTTGCTCAAGCCGGCTGTGAAGGGCGACGTCGAGGGCGTCATCAAAATCCTGAGGCGCTACATCGAGGAGATAAGGAACGCGATGTTCCTCGTGGGTGCTAAAAACATCGAGGAGCTCAGAAAGGTTCCGCTCGTTATCACGGGCTTCACGAGGGAGTGGCTGGAGGGGAGGATTGACCTTCCCGGCTATCTGCGCGCCCGGTGA
- a CDS encoding RNase J family beta-CASP ribonuclease, producing MIKVYTISGYEEVGKNMTAVGYSDGRREEVVIIDMGIMLDRVMIHEDTSIQKFSDKELQKLGAIPDDRILWKSRNKKVVAITLTHGHLDHIGAIAKLAPHYPDTPVYGTPYTIKLAKGEVKSEEYFEVKNPMYETNYGEIVQVSENLAIEFIRMTHSIPQASMVAIHTPEGVVLHTGDFKFDNNNPLGERPDYKRLKELGKEGVKVLIAESTRVAEPTKTPSEAVAQMLLEDFFLYEGMDEKGLIATTFASHIFRLQELIWIANRMGRQAVLVGRSLAKYTGIAKQLGLIKMKGARAVRSPNAVRKVLKEVSGARENYLLIVTGHQGEPGAVLTRMADGELYDIGKDDTVVFSAGTIPNPLNYAQRYKLETKLRMKGVRMIKDLHVSGHASREDHRYLIRMLNPENIVPAHGEFRMLTHYAELAEEEGYMIGKDVFVSRNGYIVEIP from the coding sequence ATGATAAAGGTCTACACAATCAGCGGTTACGAGGAAGTCGGCAAGAACATGACGGCCGTTGGCTACTCCGACGGCAGAAGGGAGGAAGTCGTGATAATCGACATGGGCATAATGCTCGACAGGGTGATGATTCACGAGGACACGAGCATTCAGAAGTTCTCCGACAAGGAACTCCAGAAGCTCGGCGCGATTCCCGACGATAGAATCCTGTGGAAGAGCCGGAACAAGAAGGTCGTCGCGATTACGCTCACCCACGGTCACCTTGACCACATCGGCGCTATAGCCAAGCTCGCCCCGCATTACCCTGACACGCCCGTTTACGGGACGCCCTACACGATTAAGCTCGCCAAGGGCGAGGTCAAGAGCGAGGAGTACTTCGAGGTCAAGAACCCGATGTACGAGACGAACTACGGCGAGATAGTCCAGGTGAGCGAGAACCTCGCGATTGAGTTCATTCGCATGACCCACTCGATTCCTCAGGCTTCCATGGTGGCGATACACACCCCGGAAGGCGTCGTTCTCCACACCGGCGACTTCAAGTTCGACAACAACAACCCGCTCGGCGAGAGACCCGACTACAAGCGCCTGAAGGAGCTCGGGAAGGAGGGCGTCAAGGTTCTCATCGCCGAATCCACGCGCGTCGCGGAGCCGACGAAGACGCCGAGCGAGGCCGTAGCTCAGATGCTCCTCGAGGACTTCTTCCTCTACGAGGGCATGGACGAGAAGGGATTGATAGCAACGACCTTTGCAAGCCACATCTTCCGCCTTCAGGAGCTGATATGGATAGCCAACAGGATGGGCAGGCAGGCCGTTTTGGTTGGTCGCTCCTTGGCAAAGTACACGGGCATAGCGAAACAGCTCGGCCTCATAAAGATGAAGGGAGCAAGAGCCGTCAGGAGCCCCAACGCCGTCAGGAAGGTCCTCAAGGAGGTCTCGGGGGCGAGGGAGAACTACCTCCTCATCGTTACAGGCCATCAGGGCGAGCCCGGAGCCGTTCTCACCAGGATGGCGGACGGCGAGCTCTACGACATCGGCAAGGACGACACCGTCGTCTTTTCAGCTGGAACGATACCGAACCCGCTCAACTACGCCCAGCGCTACAAGCTAGAAACGAAGCTCAGGATGAAGGGTGTCAGGATGATTAAGGACCTCCACGTTTCCGGCCACGCGAGCAGGGAGGACCACCGCTACCTGATAAGGATGCTCAACCCCGAGAACATCGTCCCGGCCCACGGCGAGTTTAGGATGCTCACCCACTACGCCGAGCTGGCCGAGGAAGAGGGCTACATGATTGGAAAGGACGTCTTTGTGTCGAGGAACGGCTACATCGTTGAGATTCCATGA
- a CDS encoding polyprenyl synthetase family protein codes for MGKYDELFSRVKTKAKVVDEKIFELIPEREPKNLYDAARHYPLAGGKRVRPFVVLRATEAVGGDPEKALYPAAAVEFIHNYSLVHDDIMDMDELRRGRPTVHKVWGVNMAILAGDLLFSKAFEAVARAEVSPEKKARILEVLVKTSNELCEGQALDIEFEMRDEVTVDEYLRMISGKTGALFDGSATIGAIVGTDNEEYIQALSKWGRNVGIAFQIWDDVLDLIADEEKLGKPVGSDIRKGKKTLIVSHFFQHANEEDKAEFMKVFGKYAGDAKGDALIHDDKVKEEVAKAIELLKKYGSIDYAAQYAKNLVKEANEALKVLPESEARKDLELLAEFLVEREF; via the coding sequence ATGGGGAAGTATGATGAACTCTTCAGCAGGGTTAAAACCAAGGCTAAGGTCGTCGACGAGAAAATCTTCGAGCTCATCCCTGAGAGGGAGCCCAAGAACCTCTACGATGCCGCGCGCCACTATCCGCTCGCCGGTGGCAAGAGGGTTCGCCCCTTCGTCGTTCTCCGGGCAACTGAGGCCGTTGGCGGCGACCCTGAGAAGGCGCTCTATCCAGCGGCCGCGGTTGAGTTTATTCACAACTACTCCCTCGTCCACGACGACATAATGGACATGGACGAGTTGAGGCGCGGAAGGCCGACAGTCCACAAGGTCTGGGGCGTCAACATGGCCATTCTCGCCGGCGATTTGTTGTTCTCAAAGGCCTTCGAAGCGGTAGCCCGGGCTGAGGTAAGCCCCGAGAAGAAGGCGAGAATCCTTGAGGTTCTCGTGAAGACATCAAACGAGCTCTGCGAGGGTCAAGCTTTGGACATAGAGTTCGAGATGAGGGACGAGGTAACGGTTGACGAGTACCTCAGGATGATAAGCGGGAAGACAGGGGCGCTCTTCGACGGCTCGGCAACGATAGGTGCAATCGTCGGGACTGACAACGAGGAGTACATCCAGGCCCTCTCGAAGTGGGGAAGGAACGTGGGAATAGCCTTCCAGATATGGGACGACGTTCTTGATTTGATTGCCGACGAGGAAAAGCTTGGAAAGCCCGTCGGAAGCGACATAAGGAAGGGCAAGAAGACGCTCATAGTCAGCCACTTCTTCCAGCACGCGAACGAGGAGGACAAGGCGGAGTTCATGAAGGTCTTTGGAAAATACGCGGGAGACGCCAAGGGAGATGCTCTCATTCACGACGATAAGGTGAAGGAGGAAGTTGCCAAGGCCATCGAGCTCCTCAAGAAGTACGGTAGCATCGATTACGCCGCTCAGTACGCCAAGAACCTCGTGAAGGAAGCCAACGAGGCGCTCAAGGTTCTCCCCGAGAGCGAGGCGAGGAAAGACCTTGAACTCCTCGCCGAGTTCCTGGTGGAGAGAGAGTTTTGA
- a CDS encoding class I SAM-dependent methyltransferase: protein MRRQSFVGCGAHALTTVPLAYLVGETGRVVAVDRSRWRFFEEITSSAGVKYRIIPLKLDARELPFPFRAFDLAVLVHGIRSLKSEETMVKVISEMLRVSERVFIAESLPVANNERQRAHLELYNLREELFEALFGERDDLHYPTLERLKELVERAGGRVIESGTFEPKLPHYLAYIPREYVERIEDEEKRAELLRRWEEAL from the coding sequence TTGCGCAGGCAAAGTTTCGTCGGCTGTGGTGCGCACGCACTAACCACCGTTCCCCTCGCTTATCTCGTCGGTGAAACCGGCCGTGTCGTTGCGGTTGACCGCTCCCGCTGGCGCTTCTTTGAGGAGATAACGTCGTCGGCCGGCGTAAAGTACAGGATAATCCCCCTCAAACTCGACGCGCGGGAGTTGCCGTTTCCTTTCAGAGCTTTTGACCTGGCGGTTCTCGTCCACGGAATACGGAGCCTGAAGAGCGAGGAAACGATGGTTAAGGTCATCTCGGAGATGCTCCGGGTCTCGGAGCGGGTATTCATCGCGGAGAGCCTCCCTGTGGCGAACAACGAGCGACAGAGGGCGCACCTCGAACTCTACAATCTTCGCGAGGAACTCTTCGAGGCGCTGTTCGGCGAGAGGGACGACCTTCACTACCCGACGCTTGAGAGGCTCAAGGAGCTCGTTGAGCGGGCAGGAGGGAGGGTAATCGAGAGCGGGACCTTCGAGCCCAAGCTACCTCACTATCTCGCCTACATTCCCAGGGAGTACGTGGAGAGGATAGAAGACGAGGAGAAGCGCGCCGAGCTTTTGAGAAGATGGGAGGAAGCCCTTTGA
- the leuS gene encoding leucine--tRNA ligase, whose protein sequence is MKVDFKAIEEKWQKRWLEERVFEPDRNAKPKEKKFYITVAFPYLSGHLHVGHARTYTIPDVIARFKRMQGYNVLFPMAWHITGAPIVGIAERIKNRDPKTIHIYRDVYKVPEDILWKFEDPKEIVKYFMKAAKETFIRAGFSVDWTREFHTTSLFPPFSKFIEWQFWTLKDMGLVVKGAHRVRWDPVVGTPLGDHDIMEGEDVQILEYVIIKFILEENGEKIYLPAATLRPETVYGVTNMWLNPNATYVKAKVRRGDREETWIISKEAAYKLSFQDREIEVIEEFKGEKLIGKYVKNPVTGDEVIILPAEFVDPDNATGVVMSVPAHAPFDHIALEDLKKETELLLKFDIDPRVLEDITYISLIELEGYGEFPAVEEVERLGVKSQKDKEKLEEATKNIYKAEYHKGRFKIEPYAGKPVQEVKDLIAKELMEKGIAEIMYEFAEKPVISRFGNQAVIKIIHDQWFIDYGNPEWKEKAREALASMTIYPESRRAQFEAVIDWLDKKACARKVGLGTPLPWDPEWVIESLSDSTIYMAYYTISRHINKLREEGKLDPEKLTREFFDYIFREDFSEEREKELEEKTGIPAETIHEMKEEFEYWYPLDWRCSAKDLIPNHLTFFIFNHTAIFKRKHWPKGIAVNGFGTLEGQKMSKSKGNVLNFIDAIEENGADVVRLYIMGLAEHDSDFDWRRKEVGKLRRQVERFYELISEFSGYEAEETELKNIDRWMLHRLNKAIEGTTKALEEFRTRTAVQWAFYTVLNDLRWYMRRTEGRDDKAKRFVLRKLADVWVRLMAPFTPHISEELWEKLGGEGFVSLAPWPEPVPGWWDETVEAEEEFVKAFIEDVKEIIRVAKIENPSRVYVYTAPEWKWKVVEVVAEKRDFKSAMAELMKDPEMRKHGKEISKLIQRLIKERAFEVKRIDEEKALREAKDFIEKELGVKLIINPEEDKGGKKKQAMPLKPAVYVE, encoded by the coding sequence ATGAAAGTGGACTTCAAGGCCATTGAGGAGAAGTGGCAGAAGCGCTGGCTTGAGGAGAGGGTTTTTGAACCCGACAGAAACGCGAAGCCCAAGGAGAAGAAGTTCTACATAACCGTCGCCTTTCCCTATCTCTCGGGCCACCTCCACGTCGGCCACGCGAGGACCTACACGATTCCCGACGTCATAGCGCGCTTCAAGAGGATGCAGGGCTACAACGTGCTGTTTCCGATGGCGTGGCACATCACCGGCGCGCCGATAGTCGGAATCGCCGAGCGCATAAAGAACCGCGACCCGAAGACCATACACATCTACCGCGACGTCTACAAGGTGCCCGAGGATATTCTCTGGAAGTTCGAGGACCCAAAGGAAATCGTTAAATACTTCATGAAGGCCGCTAAGGAGACCTTCATAAGGGCCGGCTTCAGCGTGGACTGGACGCGCGAGTTCCACACAACGAGCCTCTTCCCGCCCTTCAGCAAGTTCATAGAGTGGCAGTTCTGGACGCTCAAGGACATGGGGCTGGTCGTTAAGGGCGCTCACCGCGTCCGCTGGGACCCCGTTGTTGGAACTCCCCTCGGCGACCACGACATAATGGAGGGTGAGGACGTCCAGATTCTCGAATACGTGATAATCAAGTTCATCCTGGAGGAGAACGGGGAGAAAATCTACCTCCCGGCCGCGACGCTGAGGCCCGAGACTGTCTATGGGGTAACCAACATGTGGCTGAACCCCAACGCCACCTACGTCAAAGCCAAAGTCAGGCGCGGTGACCGGGAAGAGACCTGGATAATCAGCAAGGAAGCGGCCTACAAGCTCTCCTTCCAGGATAGAGAGATAGAGGTCATCGAGGAGTTCAAGGGCGAGAAGCTCATCGGCAAGTACGTGAAGAACCCGGTAACGGGCGACGAGGTCATCATTCTGCCGGCGGAGTTCGTTGACCCCGACAACGCGACTGGAGTAGTCATGAGCGTTCCCGCTCACGCCCCCTTCGACCACATAGCCCTTGAAGACCTGAAGAAGGAAACTGAACTGCTCCTCAAGTTTGACATCGACCCGCGCGTCTTGGAGGACATCACCTACATCTCGCTGATAGAGCTCGAAGGCTACGGTGAGTTCCCGGCCGTTGAGGAAGTCGAGAGGCTCGGCGTGAAGAGCCAGAAGGACAAAGAAAAGCTCGAAGAAGCTACCAAGAACATCTACAAGGCCGAGTACCACAAGGGGCGCTTTAAGATTGAGCCCTACGCGGGCAAGCCGGTCCAGGAGGTAAAAGACCTCATAGCCAAGGAGCTGATGGAGAAGGGCATTGCCGAGATAATGTACGAGTTCGCGGAGAAGCCCGTCATCTCGCGCTTCGGCAACCAGGCCGTCATCAAGATAATCCACGACCAGTGGTTCATCGACTACGGAAACCCCGAGTGGAAGGAGAAAGCAAGGGAAGCGCTCGCCAGCATGACGATTTACCCGGAGAGCAGGCGCGCGCAGTTCGAGGCTGTAATAGACTGGCTCGACAAGAAGGCCTGCGCGAGAAAGGTCGGCCTTGGAACACCCCTGCCCTGGGACCCTGAGTGGGTCATCGAGAGCCTGAGCGACTCGACCATCTACATGGCCTACTACACGATAAGCAGGCACATAAACAAGCTCCGTGAGGAGGGCAAGCTCGACCCCGAGAAGCTCACGAGGGAGTTCTTTGACTACATCTTCCGCGAGGACTTCAGCGAGGAGCGCGAGAAGGAGCTCGAGGAGAAGACCGGAATTCCGGCTGAAACAATCCACGAGATGAAAGAGGAGTTCGAGTACTGGTACCCGCTCGACTGGCGCTGTTCAGCTAAGGACCTCATCCCGAACCACCTGACGTTCTTCATCTTCAACCACACGGCGATATTCAAGAGAAAGCACTGGCCGAAGGGAATAGCCGTAAACGGCTTCGGAACGCTCGAGGGACAGAAGATGAGCAAGAGCAAGGGCAACGTGCTGAACTTCATTGACGCAATCGAGGAGAACGGGGCAGATGTTGTCAGGCTCTACATAATGGGACTTGCCGAGCACGACAGCGACTTCGACTGGCGCAGGAAGGAGGTCGGAAAGCTCCGCAGGCAGGTCGAGCGCTTCTACGAGCTGATAAGCGAGTTCTCAGGCTACGAGGCCGAGGAGACCGAGCTCAAGAACATCGACCGCTGGATGCTCCACCGCCTTAACAAGGCCATCGAGGGAACCACTAAGGCCCTTGAGGAGTTCAGGACGAGAACCGCCGTCCAGTGGGCGTTCTACACGGTCCTCAACGACCTGCGCTGGTACATGCGCAGAACTGAGGGAAGAGACGACAAGGCCAAGCGCTTTGTATTGAGAAAGCTCGCCGACGTCTGGGTCAGGCTCATGGCGCCGTTTACGCCACACATCAGCGAGGAGCTCTGGGAGAAGCTGGGCGGAGAGGGCTTCGTTAGCCTCGCTCCCTGGCCCGAGCCCGTCCCCGGGTGGTGGGACGAGACGGTAGAGGCGGAAGAGGAATTCGTCAAGGCCTTCATTGAGGACGTCAAGGAGATAATCCGCGTTGCGAAGATAGAGAACCCGAGCAGGGTTTACGTCTACACAGCCCCCGAGTGGAAGTGGAAGGTCGTTGAGGTCGTTGCCGAGAAGAGGGACTTCAAGTCGGCGATGGCCGAGCTTATGAAGGACCCGGAGATGAGGAAGCACGGCAAGGAGATAAGCAAGCTGATACAGAGGCTCATCAAGGAGAGGGCCTTCGAGGTCAAGAGGATAGATGAGGAAAAGGCGCTGAGGGAAGCCAAGGACTTCATAGAGAAGGAGCTTGGCGTCAAGCTGATAATCAACCCCGAGGAGGACAAAGGAGGAAAGAAGAAGCAGGCAATGCCGTTGAAGCCGGCGGTTTACGTGGAGTGA
- a CDS encoding RNA-guided endonuclease InsQ/TnpB family protein: MPSETIKLTTKFKLKETPEGLDGLFQTYREIVNFLITYASENNITSFYRLKKETYKSLRKEYPELPSHYLYTACQMATAIFKSFRKRRKKGKAKGKPVFKREVIMLDDHLFKLDLEKGTVKLTTPSGRIQLEFYPARYHEKFKDWKVGQAWLVRTPKGTFINVVFSKEVKVSEPKAFVGVDLNENNVTLSLPNGEFVQIITHEREIRTGYFVKRRRIQGKIRAGKRRRELLEKYGLRERNRLNDLYHKLANKIVELAEKYGGIALEDLTEIRESIRYSAEMNGRLHRWSFRKLQSIIEYKAKLRGVKVVFVNPAFTSSLCPVCGGKLSPNGHRVLKCSNCGFEADRDVVGSWNIRLKALKMWGVSVPPESLTMKTGVGKVIRYDWFTSSKSSG; the protein is encoded by the coding sequence ATGCCGAGTGAAACAATCAAACTCACTACCAAATTCAAGCTCAAAGAAACACCCGAAGGGTTAGATGGCCTCTTCCAAACTTATCGTGAAATCGTGAATTTCCTCATCACTTACGCTTCTGAGAACAACATCACCAGCTTTTACCGGCTGAAAAAAGAAACTTACAAGAGCCTTCGCAAGGAGTACCCAGAACTCCCAAGCCATTATCTCTACACGGCTTGCCAAATGGCGACGGCAATCTTCAAGAGCTTTAGGAAGCGGAGAAAGAAGGGGAAAGCTAAGGGAAAGCCTGTTTTTAAGAGGGAAGTCATAATGCTCGACGACCACCTGTTCAAACTCGACTTGGAGAAGGGAACCGTAAAACTCACCACTCCAAGCGGGAGGATTCAATTAGAGTTTTACCCCGCCAGATACCACGAGAAGTTCAAGGACTGGAAGGTTGGCCAAGCATGGCTGGTTAGAACGCCGAAAGGAACTTTCATCAACGTTGTTTTCTCGAAAGAGGTTAAAGTTAGCGAGCCTAAAGCTTTTGTTGGAGTTGATTTGAACGAGAATAACGTTACTCTCTCCCTTCCAAACGGTGAATTCGTTCAAATCATCACTCACGAGCGAGAGATTAGGACTGGCTATTTCGTAAAGAGAAGGAGAATACAGGGGAAAATCAGGGCTGGAAAGAGGAGGAGAGAACTCCTCGAAAAATACGGGTTAAGGGAGAGGAACAGGCTGAACGACTTGTATCACAAACTGGCGAATAAAATCGTTGAGCTGGCGGAAAAATATGGTGGGATTGCTTTAGAGGATTTAACGGAAATCAGGGAGTCAATCAGGTATTCGGCTGAGATGAATGGTCGCCTCCACAGGTGGAGTTTTAGGAAGCTTCAAAGCATTATCGAATATAAGGCTAAACTGAGGGGAGTTAAGGTTGTTTTTGTGAATCCCGCTTTTACTTCCTCCCTGTGCCCGGTATGTGGGGGGAAGTTAAGCCCGAATGGGCACAGGGTTTTGAAGTGTTCGAATTGTGGGTTTGAGGCCGACCGTGATGTGGTTGGGAGTTGGAATATTCGTTTGAAAGCCTTGAAGATGTGGGGAGTTTCCGTTCCCCCCGAAAGCCTCACGATGAAGACAGGAGTGGGGAAGGTTATCCGCTACGATTGGTTCACAAGTTCCAAAAGTAGCGGATAA
- a CDS encoding DUF835 domain-containing protein — protein sequence MHPSKTSLFALYLLVPVSHVVYRIIEVLGYKVPKGVGGIASDSRVMLLITAYVAYRVFKRPWLSLSMIPVAVVFLGYKVLRGTFLGLSLMAVGAVVFSIATIRVTREGLFKGGKAPEVETKGLVLVEGRKLKSILDKYHDSPVLLLTREEGEFPENWSVFRVSAVPFENSIPPTALEKIRHVIVQYLLEAKKSGSRGLVVIDCLDFLLLYNDKLAVLKFLGDVRDHAMVNDGVVFVGLSESVDEHTRRLIEKLSDEKL from the coding sequence ATGCACCCCTCTAAGACGTCCCTCTTCGCCCTCTACCTACTTGTTCCCGTCTCTCACGTGGTCTATCGCATCATCGAGGTTCTGGGCTACAAAGTTCCCAAGGGTGTCGGCGGGATAGCGAGCGACTCCAGGGTCATGCTCCTGATAACTGCGTACGTGGCGTATCGCGTCTTCAAGCGTCCTTGGCTTTCTCTTTCAATGATTCCGGTGGCAGTTGTTTTTCTCGGCTACAAGGTTCTAAGGGGAACTTTCTTGGGTCTCTCACTCATGGCCGTTGGTGCCGTCGTTTTCTCGATTGCGACGATTCGTGTTACCCGCGAGGGGCTCTTCAAGGGTGGGAAGGCTCCGGAAGTCGAAACGAAGGGGCTCGTGCTCGTTGAAGGGAGAAAGCTAAAGTCCATCCTCGATAAGTACCATGATTCGCCCGTCCTGCTCCTCACCCGTGAGGAAGGCGAATTTCCGGAGAACTGGTCTGTGTTCCGAGTTTCAGCGGTTCCCTTCGAGAACTCCATCCCTCCAACGGCTCTTGAAAAGATAAGGCACGTGATAGTTCAGTATCTCCTGGAGGCAAAGAAGAGCGGGTCCCGGGGACTCGTGGTAATTGACTGCCTCGATTTTCTGCTCCTCTACAACGATAAACTCGCGGTGTTGAAGTTCCTCGGGGATGTACGGGACCATGCGATGGTAAACGACGGAGTGGTATTCGTGGGCCTCAGCGAGTCAGTAGACGAGCACACGAGGCGGCTCATTGAAAAGCTGAGCGATGAAAAGCTGTAG
- a CDS encoding M24 family metallopeptidase, translated as MRIGKLAKLMKERGFDGALVSPGSNFYYLTGIRIHEAGERPTILALNADGEFHLLVPSLYENVLSDVPVTFWRDGENPYAKLATIAHELGISDGKILIENTMRADWLIEINRTVRMRPYPLSVVIRELRMRKDPEEIRLMEKAAKVVDEVFEEILSWDLVGMTERELALKIELAIRERSDGISFEPIVASGENGANPHHEPGERKLRKGEVVILDYGARWKGYCSDITRTIALGEPDERLVKIYEVVWEAQERAFQAVREGVKAKEIDGTARRTIEEAGYGKYFTHRTGHGLGLDVHEEPYIGPDGEVALENGMTFTIEPGIYVPGLGGVRIEDDVVVEGKGRRLTKAERELISV; from the coding sequence ATGAGAATCGGAAAGCTCGCAAAGCTGATGAAGGAGAGGGGATTTGATGGAGCTCTCGTCAGTCCGGGCTCGAACTTCTACTACCTGACCGGAATCAGAATCCACGAGGCCGGTGAAAGGCCGACGATTCTGGCTTTAAACGCCGACGGGGAGTTTCACCTCCTCGTTCCGAGCCTCTACGAGAACGTCCTGAGTGACGTGCCCGTTACCTTCTGGCGCGATGGCGAGAACCCCTACGCGAAGCTCGCGACGATTGCTCACGAGCTCGGCATAAGCGACGGCAAAATCCTCATCGAGAACACGATGCGCGCCGACTGGCTCATAGAGATTAACAGAACCGTCCGGATGAGGCCCTATCCTCTGAGCGTTGTGATTAGGGAGCTCAGGATGAGGAAGGACCCAGAGGAGATAAGGCTCATGGAGAAAGCGGCGAAGGTCGTTGATGAGGTCTTCGAGGAAATTCTGAGCTGGGATTTGGTTGGGATGACCGAGAGAGAACTGGCTTTAAAGATAGAGCTCGCGATAAGGGAGCGCTCGGATGGGATTTCCTTCGAGCCGATAGTCGCTTCCGGTGAGAACGGCGCCAATCCCCACCACGAGCCGGGCGAGAGGAAGCTGAGGAAGGGTGAGGTGGTGATACTCGACTACGGGGCGAGGTGGAAGGGCTACTGCTCCGACATAACGAGAACGATAGCCCTCGGCGAGCCCGACGAGAGGCTTGTAAAGATTTACGAGGTTGTTTGGGAGGCGCAGGAGAGGGCATTCCAGGCTGTCAGGGAGGGCGTGAAGGCGAAGGAAATCGACGGAACCGCGAGGAGAACCATAGAGGAGGCCGGCTACGGGAAGTACTTCACCCACAGAACCGGCCACGGGTTGGGCTTGGATGTCCACGAGGAGCCCTACATCGGGCCCGACGGAGAGGTCGCCCTCGAGAACGGAATGACCTTTACGATAGAGCCCGGAATCTACGTCCCGGGGCTTGGAGGGGTTCGCATAGAGGACGACGTGGTCGTGGAGGGAAAAGGAAGGAGGCTGACGAAGGCCGAGCGGGAGCTGATTTCGGTTTAG